Genomic segment of Verrucomicrobium sp.:
GCGGAGCACCCGCACGCCGCGCAGCAGCCCGTTTCGACCTCCGTCAGCTAATCTACCAAAGCCTTAATAAAGCCTTAATACAAAGAAATTTATGGCCTCCGCCTCCCCTATCCAGACCACGGGCCGTCGCAAGACCGCCATGGCCACCATCAAGCTCACCCCCGGCACGGGCCTCATCCAGATCAACGGCCGCGAGCTGAACGACTACTTTACCACCACCACCTCCCGCATCGAGGCGGTGAAGCCCCTCAATCTGGTTGAAGGCGTCGCCAAGAAGTTCGACATCGTGGTCAAGGCTGCCGGCGGCGGCATCAACGGCCAGGCCGGAGCCCTCGCCCTGGCGATCGCCCGCGCCCTCGTCGAGTTCAACGCCGAGTACCGCCCCGTCCTGAAGAAGGCCGGCGCCCTCAGCCGCGACTCCCGCATGAAGGAGCGCAAGAAGTCCGGCCAGCCCGGCGCGCGCAAGCGGTTCCAGTTCTCCAAGCGCTAATCCCGCGCTTTGCCAATTTGGGGCGCGCCCATTTCGGGGGCGTCCCTTAGGGTTATTCGAAGGGCCATGGACACAGCCATCATCGGCGCCTCCGGTTACGCCGGGGAAGAGGCCGTCCGTCTCCTGGCCCGCCATCCGCGGCTCCGTCTCGCCGCCCTCACGTCCCGGCAATTCGCCGGGCAACGGGCGGGGGACGTGGTCGGCGGCCTCACCCGCTCCCGCGACCTCCTCTTCGAGGACCTTTCCCCCGAGGCGGTCGCCGGGCGCGCCGAGATTTTCTTCCTGGCCCTGCCTCACGGCGTCTCCGCCTCCTACGCCGTGCCCCTGCGCCGCGCGGGGAAGACGGTCGTCGACCTTTCCGCCGACTTCCGCCTGCGGGACGCCGCCGTTTACAAGGAGTTCTACGGCCAGGACCATCCCGCGCCGGAGCTGCTCGGCCAGGCCGTCTACGCCCTGCCGGAGCTGCACGCGGAGGCGTGCGCCAAGGCCGATTTCTTCGCCGCGCCCGGCTGCTACCCCACCGCGCTCCTCCTGGCCCTGGCCCCGGCGGTGCAGGCCGGGCTCCTCGACCTCGACACCCTGGCCGCCAGCGCGATCAGCGGCGTCACCGGGGCGGGAAAGAAAGTCGAGCTGCCCTACCTCTTCGGGGAGATCGACGAGAACCTCCGCCCCTACGGCGTCACCGGCCACCGGCACCTGAGCGAGATCGAGCAGGAACTCGGCCTCCTGGCGGGCCGCTCCGTCGCGCTCACCTTCACCCCCCACCTGGCCCCGCTGCGGCGCGGCATCGCGGCGACCGTCTCCGCGCGGCTGGCCAAGCCGCTTTCCCAGGCCGGCGCCCAGTCCCTCTACGAGGCCTTCTACGCGGGCAAGCCCTTCGTCCGCGTGTTGCCGGGCGGCGCGCTGCCGGAAGTGCGCCGCGTGGCGGGGACCAACTTCGCCGAGGTCGCCGTGCGCGTTGACGCGCGGACCGGCCGCCTCCTCCTCTTCTCCGCCATCGACAACCTGGTGAAGGGAACCGCGGGCCAGGGCATCCAGGCCCTCAACCTGCGGCTCGGCTTCCCGGAGGAAGAGGGATTGCTTTAGCGGGCGGCGCAGTTAGTACGGAAAGCTTCCCATGGTTTCTCCGATCGTTTCCATCCCCGGCGGCGGCGTCACCTCGGCCGCCGGATTCCGCGCGGCGGGCGTCGCCGCAGGCATCAAGAAGGGCCGCAACCGGGACGTCGCCCTCGTCGTCTCCGACGAGCCGGCGGAGGCCGCCGCCCTCTTCACCACCAACCAGGTGAAAGCCGCGCCGGTGAAAGTCTCCATGGCCCACGCCCGCTCCGGGAAGATCCGCGCCATCGTCGCCAACGCGGGCTGCGCCAACGCCTGCACCGGCATCGCCGGCCTGCGGGACGCCAAGGAGACCACGGAAGCCGTGGCCGCCGCCCTGGGCTGCAAGGCGCGGGAAATCCTGGTCTGCTCCACCGGCCGCATCGGCGTGCCGCTGCCCATGCCCGCCCTGCGGCGCGGCGTGAAGGCCGCCGCCGCCAAGCTGGACGCCTCCCCCCGCACCGCGCTGAAGGCGGCGGAGGCGATCATGACCACCGACACCTTTGCCAAGCACTGCGCCGTCCGCGTCGAGATCGACGGCCACCCCGTCACCATCGGCGGCATGGCCAAGGGCGCCGGGATGATCCATCCCGACATGGCGACGATGCTCTGCTTCCTCACCACCGACGCGCGGATCGAGCGGCAGGCCCTCCGCCGCTGCCTGGAGGACTGCGCCGGGCAGTCGTTCAACCGCATCTCCGTCGACGGCGACACCTCCACCAACGACACCGTCATCCTCCTGGCCAACGGCCGGGCCCGCAACGCCAAGCTGACGCGCCACCACCCGCAGTATTCCCTCTTTCGCCAGGCCCTGCGCCACGTCATGCGGGAACTCGCCCGCCTCATCGTCGAGGACGGGGAGGGGACCAGCAAGGTCGTCGAGATCATCGTCAAGGGGGCGGCCAGCGCGCACGACGCGCAGCGCGCCGCCGTCGCCGTGGGCACCTCCACCCTGGTGAAGTGCTCCTGGTGCGGCGAGGACCCCAACTGGGGCCGCATCATGGACGCCCTGGGCTACTCCGGCGCCAAGGTGCGGGAGGAAATGGTCGAGATCTTCTACGACGGCGTCCAGGCCGCCGTGAACGGCCAGCGCAGCCGCGTCTCCCCGGCGCGGCTCAAGAAGGTCGTCTCCCGGCCCCGCTTCGCCATCACCATCCATCTCCACCTCGGTCCCGGGGAGCACACCTTCCTCACCACCGACCTGACCGAGGAATACGTCACCCTGAACAAGGGCGAGTAGATGAACCCCGCCGACCGGGTCTCGGCCTTCCAGGAGGCGCTCCCCTACCTTCAGCGTTTCCGCGGCTCCACCTTCGTCATCAAATACGGCGGCTCCGCCATGGAGGACGAGGCGCGCGTCGACGCCGTCCTGCGGGACGTCGTCCTCCTGGAGGCGGTCGGCATCAATCCCGTCCTGGTCCACGGCGGCGGCAAGGCGATCACCCGCGCCCTCCAGCAGGAGGGGGTCGGCTCCCATTTCATCGACGGCCTGCGCGTCACCGGCGCGGACGCCATCGCCGCGATCGACCGCACCCTGGCGCGGGAGATCGGCCCGGGCATCGCCCGCCGCATCCAGGCCCTGGGCGGCAAGGCGGAAGCCCTCTCCGGCAAGGAAGTGCTCCGCGCCAGGAAGCTCGCCTACCGGAAGGACGGCAAGGCGGTCGACCTCGGCTTCGTCGGCGACGTGACGCGCGTCGTCGCCCCGCCGCTGCGCCGCCGCGTGGCGGCGGAGGTCGTCCCCGTCATCTCCCCCCTGGCCGTGGGCCGGAAGGGGGGGATCTACAATATCAACGCCGACACGGCGGCGTGCGAGGTCGCCGTGGCCCTCCGCGCGGAAAAGCTGATCTACCTGACCGACGTCAACGGCGTCCTGCGCGACGCCGCCGACCCGGCATCCACGATTCCCGCCCTCGACCCCGCCGCCGTCGCCCGGCTAAAGGCGGAGGGCGTCATCGCCGGCGGGATGATCCCCAAGGTCGACGGCGCGGTCGGCGCACTGGAGCGCGGCGTCGGCAAGGTCCACTTCCTCAACGGCGGGACGCCCCATGCCCTCCTCCTCGAAATCTTCACCGACGCCGGCATCGGCACCGAATTCCACCTATGAAGCATCTCCTCGGCCTCCAGGGTTTCTCCGGCGCGGCCGCGCGCCACATCGTCCAGCGCGCCGCCCACCACAAGGCGGTCCGCGCCGCCGGGGCCGCCCCCTCCGGGCCGCTCCTGGGCCAGACCTGGGCGCTCCTCTTCTCCAAGTCGTCGACGCGCACGCGCGTCTCCTTCGAGGTCGGCCATCCGGGAGCTGGGCGGCACTTCCCTCTTCCTTTCCGCCAACGACATCCAGCTGGGCCGGGGCGAGCCGATCCGCGACACCGCGCGCGTCCTGGGCCGGATGGTCCACGGCGCGGTCATCCGCACCTTCGCCCAGGCGGACGTGGAGGACTTTGCCGCCTACGGAAAGATCCCCACCGTCAACGCCCTGACGGACGACGAGCATCCCTGCCAGGTCTTGACCGA
This window contains:
- the rpsI gene encoding 30S ribosomal protein S9 — its product is MASASPIQTTGRRKTAMATIKLTPGTGLIQINGRELNDYFTTTTSRIEAVKPLNLVEGVAKKFDIVVKAAGGGINGQAGALALAIARALVEFNAEYRPVLKKAGALSRDSRMKERKKSGQPGARKRFQFSKR
- the argB gene encoding acetylglutamate kinase translates to MNPADRVSAFQEALPYLQRFRGSTFVIKYGGSAMEDEARVDAVLRDVVLLEAVGINPVLVHGGGKAITRALQQEGVGSHFIDGLRVTGADAIAAIDRTLAREIGPGIARRIQALGGKAEALSGKEVLRARKLAYRKDGKAVDLGFVGDVTRVVAPPLRRRVAAEVVPVISPLAVGRKGGIYNINADTAACEVAVALRAEKLIYLTDVNGVLRDAADPASTIPALDPAAVARLKAEGVIAGGMIPKVDGAVGALERGVGKVHFLNGGTPHALLLEIFTDAGIGTEFHL
- the argC gene encoding N-acetyl-gamma-glutamyl-phosphate reductase, translating into MDTAIIGASGYAGEEAVRLLARHPRLRLAALTSRQFAGQRAGDVVGGLTRSRDLLFEDLSPEAVAGRAEIFFLALPHGVSASYAVPLRRAGKTVVDLSADFRLRDAAVYKEFYGQDHPAPELLGQAVYALPELHAEACAKADFFAAPGCYPTALLLALAPAVQAGLLDLDTLAASAISGVTGAGKKVELPYLFGEIDENLRPYGVTGHRHLSEIEQELGLLAGRSVALTFTPHLAPLRRGIAATVSARLAKPLSQAGAQSLYEAFYAGKPFVRVLPGGALPEVRRVAGTNFAEVAVRVDARTGRLLLFSAIDNLVKGTAGQGIQALNLRLGFPEEEGLL
- the argJ gene encoding bifunctional glutamate N-acetyltransferase/amino-acid acetyltransferase ArgJ, producing MVSPIVSIPGGGVTSAAGFRAAGVAAGIKKGRNRDVALVVSDEPAEAAALFTTNQVKAAPVKVSMAHARSGKIRAIVANAGCANACTGIAGLRDAKETTEAVAAALGCKAREILVCSTGRIGVPLPMPALRRGVKAAAAKLDASPRTALKAAEAIMTTDTFAKHCAVRVEIDGHPVTIGGMAKGAGMIHPDMATMLCFLTTDARIERQALRRCLEDCAGQSFNRISVDGDTSTNDTVILLANGRARNAKLTRHHPQYSLFRQALRHVMRELARLIVEDGEGTSKVVEIIVKGAASAHDAQRAAVAVGTSTLVKCSWCGEDPNWGRIMDALGYSGAKVREEMVEIFYDGVQAAVNGQRSRVSPARLKKVVSRPRFAITIHLHLGPGEHTFLTTDLTEEYVTLNKGE